From the Ammoniphilus sp. CFH 90114 genome, the window CATTTTCACTATATGGGACGAAAGTATCTCCTTATCTAACTTAACCTGTTGTAGCGACTTGTTTATTGAATTCTGCTCCTCTGTCCATCTCTATCATCTTCTCAAAGGAAGCGATCGCAACTTCTACTTGCTTATCTTCCGGTTCCTTTGTTGTCAGCTTCTGCAGCCAAAGTCCTGGATATCCTAAGATCCTAAGCAAAGGAACATCACGGAGCTTGTTGCTGAATTGTAAAACTTCATAGGATACCCCGATGACCACAGGAAGAAGAAGAATTCGCTGATATATCCTTTCCCATAACGTGTCATACTGGAAGAAGGAGTAGATAACGACACCTACGATAACGGTGAAAATAATAAAGCTGCTACCGCATCGGTAGTGAAGTCTTGAAAACCCCTGGACATTATCTACGGTTAGTGGCACTCCTGCCTCATACGTATTAATCACTTTATGTTCTGCGCCATGGTACTGAAACAATCTCTTTATCAATGGAGTTTGGGATATGGCGAATAGATACGCTAATAAAAGGAGGATCTTAATTACACCTTCTATAAGATTCTGTAAAATGTTGTTGGTGACCCAGCGAGTAAACAGGACATCCGCTAAAACGGCTGGTGCAATGGTAAAGATGAGCTTACCAAAGATAAACGAGAGAACACCGACTACGGCTACCCCAAGGATCATGGTTAAATTCCAGGATGAGTCCTTATCCTCTTCTAGTTGCTCTTCCCCAGGGGTGACGTCATATCTCTCCGTAGAGAAGTTAAGGTGTTTGGAACCATTGGCACTTGCTTCAATTAACCCGACAATTCCTCGGACAAAAGGTATTTTCTTAAATTTGTTTAAGACAGGGTTTGCTTTTCTTTCCTCTTCAAAATATTCGATGGTATCATCATTTCTTCGGATGGCCGTCACGATGACCTTGCGGCCGCCAAACATGACCCCTTCGACAACGGCTTGACCTCCATAGGCTATCGGTTTTTGTTGTGACAAGGTTTATCTTCCTTTCCTAGCTGTATCCCCATTCGAAAATAAAAAGGAGAGAATAGTGTATTTCTTCTATTTTACATCATCGTGGGCTTGGATTTCCAGTGGGTTAAACCCGATATTCTGTAAGATTTTGCTATTTAACGTACCTACAGTCCAGAATTAAATAAAATGTGAACAATTAGCAACATTTACCGGTTGTACTTGAATAAAGGAGGTAATGATAAGTAATATGAGAGATGGAGGGGGTGAAGAAATGAAGCGTATTGTTTCGATAGCATTAAGTACCACTCTTATCGCCGCATTAGCAGCCTGTGGTGGTGGAGGCGGTGATCAAGCAGCCCCAGCACCTGCACCTGCTCCTGCAGAGCAGCAACAACCGGCAGCTGGCGGCGGTGGTACGGTGGATGCAACAGCTGCTGAGGCGAAATATAACCAAGGATGTGCAGCTTGTCACGGCGCCGATCTGTCCGGTGGCGCAGGACCTGCCCTTAAACAGGTTGGGGCTAAACTGTCCGAGGAGCAAATACTTGGTATTATCAATAATGGTCAAGGTGGCATGCCTCCAAAGATGCTCCAAGGTGCCGATGCTGAACTCGTTGCGGCTTGGTTAGCCGAGCACAAATAATCATTTTTTCAAAAACCAGAATGGATGTCTGCATTCTGGTTTTTGTTTTTTACTGGGGACGAAGGGGTATACTAGGAGCGACTAATTAACGGGGGTTTAACTTATGAAAGAAGAAAGTATGCAAGATGTCAAAATGCGTAAGATTAAAGCCGCAATGATTATTGGGGGAATTGGGGGCGCCTTTTGGACGATGCTTGGCTATGTTGCCTACTTTATGAATTTCACGAAGGTAGGACCTTCCTTATTTGTGACCCCTTTTTTCCAGCCCGAGTTGGTGGATCGACCGTTAGCCCAGTTTACAGGTGTTGGGTTTGCAACCGTACTTTCTATTTTAGTGGCTCTAGCCTATGTTTTTACCTTAGCTAGGTTCTATTCTCCATGGATAGGCATTGGCCTTGGAGTAGGAGGTTTCGGTTTTTTTTATTATGTTTTGAATCCATTAATCGGTTTCACTAATAAGCCGATTCATGTGTTGGGAATGAATACATTTACCACGGAGTTATGCTTATTTATCCTCTGGGGATTATTCGTTGGATTTTCTCTATCCACCGAGTTTGCAAGTAAAGAAGGAGCGGCAAGGTAGTATTCAAATGGTAAGGCTTGTGATAAAATTGGCAAAGTAAAAGAACTAGAATCTCCAATTTATAGGAGGTTATCCAATATGCCAACCTTTCTTATTATTAATGGGCCTAATCTGAATATGCTGGGCCGAAGAGAACCGAGTGTCTATGGATACGAGACGTTAGGGGATGTAGAGCAGCGCTTAGTAAAACAAGCGGAAGGACTCCAAGATTGCAGGCTTCGATTTTTCCAATCGAATCATGAAGGAGAAATTATTGATAGAATCCATGAAGCCTTCCAAACTTTGGACGGTATCATTATTAATCCTGGGGCCTTCACCCATTATAGTTATGCCATAAGAGATGCAATTGCGGCCGTTAATATGCCGGTTATTGAGGTCCATATTTCCAATGTTCATAAGAGAGAAGAATTCCGTCACCATTCCGTCATTTCACCTGTGGTTATTGGACAGATTGTAGGGTTGGGTACTAAAGGGTATGAATTAGCATTAACAGCTCTATACGATCATGTAACCGGAGGTGACCACACATGATGAAGAATCGATTATGGCAATTAAGAGAAAAGATGGAGAAGCAAGGGCTAGATAGCCTACTCATCACAAGTCTATTGAACCGGAGATACCTAAGTGGCTTTACCGGTAGTGCAGGTTACTTGCTCATTACCTTAGATAAGGCTCTGTTGCTCACTGATTTTCGTTATGAAGACCAAGCGGCTGATCAGGCTCCAGATTTTGAAGTGATTCGTCATCAAGGAACTTTGCTTGAAGAGGTTGGAAAACAATTGCAAATCACTCAACCATCCAAGATTGGTTTCGAAAAGCAGTATGTCTCTTATGCTTTGTATGAGGGACTACAAGCTTGCGGAGCCAACGGGGATTGGATCGGGACTCAGGGGATTGTTGAGGAACTCCGAATGATCAAATCTGCAGACGAAATTGCCGTAATCAAACAAGCGTGCCAGATGGCAGACAATACCTTCAAGCATATTCTTGGATTTATTAAGCCTGGTGTGTCTGAACGCGATGTAGCCCTAGAAATCGAGTTTTATATGCGCAAACTAGGAGCAAAATCCTCTTCCTTTGATATCATTGTTGCTTCTGGACAGAGGGGCGCTTTACCACACGGAGTGGCTAGCGATAAAGTAATTCAATCCGGGGAACTTGTGACGATGGATTTTGGAGCTTATTACAATGGTTATATATCAGACTTGACGAGAACCGTTGCAGTTGGTGAGCCTAATGAGAAGCTTAGGGAAATTTATGAGACAGTCTTAAAAGCCCAGTTGAGAGGGGTTACTGAAATCAGGCCAGGTCTTACTGGCAAAGAAGCGGATGCCTTAACTCGAGAAGTGATTACGGAAGCTGGTTATGGTGAATGCTTCGGGCATAGCACTGGTCACGGAATAGGACTTGAAGTCCATGAGGGTCCTGGGTTATCATCTAAAAGTGATGTTGTACTTAAACCGGGCATGGTAGTGACTGTTGAACCAGGTATTTATCTTTCCCAGCTAGGTGGAGTGCGGATTGAGGATGATATCCTCATCACGGAGAATGGTTGTGAGATCATTACTCAATCAACGAAAGAGCTTATTATCTTATAAGAGTATTCAGGAGGAAGTTAGATGATTTCAGTTAACGATTTTCGTACCGGTCTTACAATAGAAGTAGACGGAGACATTCTGCAAGTAATTGAATTTCAGCATGTAAAACCTGGAAAAGGAGCGGCTTTTGTACGAGCAAAGCTAAGAAACCTTCGCAGCGGTGGTATTAAAGAAACTACATTCCGCGGCGGTGAGAAAGTAGCTAGAGCCCGTATTGAGACAGCCGAAATGCAATACTTGTATGTAAGTGGAGACGAGCATGTATTCATGAATACATCCACTTATGATCAAGTTAATATTCCAGAAACAAGATTGGAAAGAGAATTAAAATTCCTCCTAGAAAATATGATGGTATCCATCATGCAATACGAAGGTGAAATTTTAGGAATTCAACTTCCAAATACAGTAGAACTTTCGGTAAAGGAAACAGAACCAGGCATTAAGGGTGACACAGCTTCTGGTGGAAGTAAGCCAGCTGTAATGGAAACAGGTCTTGTTGTACAAGTTCCTTTCTTTATTAATGAAGGTGATAAGCTTTCGATTGATACAAGATCCGGAGAATATTTATCCCGCGCATAGAAAAAGAAGCCCACTTGCTGGGCTTCTTTTTTCACTACTTCAGAAACAACAATTCAGCGATTTTCACAAAGAGAGCAGTAATCCCAGCAGCCATAAGTGGCCCGACGGGTATACCCCTTAGGAAGATGATTCCAAATATAGATCCTACCACCAGTCCAACAATCATCTGAGGCTCCATCCTTAAGAGATCAAGCCCTTTTCCATTCATATAAGTGGCGATAGCTCCACCCGCAAGGGCCATAATACCGTAAGGTGTTGTAAAAAGAGGCGTTACATCTTTCCAATTGATCTTTTCATTTGCGAAAGGGACCAAGACGGCCATAGTTAAAAACAACAAACCTAGTTCAAGGCCTCTTCGCTCTACGGCAGGAAAATACCTTTCAAGGGAAGTTAACTTTAAAATCAGCAAGAGACTTGCTGCCGTAGCTATTATGTTGGATCGGCCGAGCAAACCGACAATAATTAAAGCAACTAACAGCAATTCTCCAGTCATCACACATTACCCCTGTCCCACGAGTCTCTCTAGACTTTATGACAGGACAAGGAGAGATATGATTATTTCTCTACTTGCTCTTCTTTCGAAGTGAAGATGGTCAGTGATTCGGCCTTAAGGAAGGGGACAAAGGGGTAGATATCGATTTGTGAGCAAAATTGAATATCAGCAAGGTTTCCAGCTTGCAAAAGTCGCTTTCCTGTGGCCGTTTCTTGTAGGGTGTTGGTCAAATGGTCCTTATGGTACTCATAGGCTGCAAACATGGCTTGCCCTAAATCATTGGTTATGGCATCAGGAAACTGTTGTAATAGAAGGGATAAAATATAGCCGGCAGCTAAGCCATCTTCTAAGGCGAAGTGTTGACGCGACCCAGCACAAAGGATCGTCACATCTCTGCGAAATTTTCCAGCAAGTTCAGCACAAGCCTTACCATTCAAGAAGGAGCCAATCAGAACAGAGTCCGCTTTCAACGACTTCTGAATAGCTCGTGTCCCGTTGGTTGTCGTTAAGACAAGCGAGCTTTCAGATAATGGGGCTGTACACATCTCCGTTGGAGAATTTGAAAATGGAAATCCAAGTATTCGCTTGCCATAGCGTTCGCCCGCTAATAGATAACGGCTTCCTTGAAATTGTCTGGCCTGGCCTACGGTCTCGACAGGAATTACTTCATCAGCCCCATGAGCTAAGGCTGTAACGACCGTACTGGATGCACGAAGAACATCTATCACAATGACAGTACGGTTCTTAATCTCATCCATCTTTAATTCATCTACTTGGGAAACCACATCGATTTTCAAGCTTGATCCCTCCTTGCATCCCAAAAGAAGGTATCAGAACGCAAACCTCTTCGTAAAGATTCTAAGGAGAAAATTTCATCTGGAGGGATATTACCCAAGTTAACATTAGGACCAAACGAGTTAATTAACTCCACCTGTTGACTTTTTTTGGGAGCTTCCCAGATGACTTGACTATTGAACGGACGAATTTCTTTCATAATAGACACGAAATCATCATGGAACTTTCCTTTTTCATCATAGATGCCCACATTTTCTCCAGACTCCCTGCCTTCAATAATGACAAAGCTTGAACCAGCTTGTAGGTCAGACAATAAGGTTTTCATTAATCCTTCTACCTCAATTAGAGAACCTGCCGCTTTTTTTCCACATTCTGTTATAACGTCTAATCCCAAGTCTTTTGCAAGATAGATGGCCTCACGTCTTGTTTCCTCGGGGAGATCAACCGTT encodes:
- a CDS encoding DUF1385 domain-containing protein produces the protein MFGGRKVIVTAIRRNDDTIEYFEEERKANPVLNKFKKIPFVRGIVGLIEASANGSKHLNFSTERYDVTPGEEQLEEDKDSSWNLTMILGVAVVGVLSFIFGKLIFTIAPAVLADVLFTRWVTNNILQNLIEGVIKILLLLAYLFAISQTPLIKRLFQYHGAEHKVINTYEAGVPLTVDNVQGFSRLHYRCGSSFIIFTVIVGVVIYSFFQYDTLWERIYQRILLLPVVIGVSYEVLQFSNKLRDVPLLRILGYPGLWLQKLTTKEPEDKQVEVAIASFEKMIEMDRGAEFNKQVATTG
- a CDS encoding cytochrome c gives rise to the protein MKRIVSIALSTTLIAALAACGGGGGDQAAPAPAPAPAEQQQPAAGGGGTVDATAAEAKYNQGCAACHGADLSGGAGPALKQVGAKLSEEQILGIINNGQGGMPPKMLQGADAELVAAWLAEHK
- a CDS encoding YqhR family membrane protein, which gives rise to MKEESMQDVKMRKIKAAMIIGGIGGAFWTMLGYVAYFMNFTKVGPSLFVTPFFQPELVDRPLAQFTGVGFATVLSILVALAYVFTLARFYSPWIGIGLGVGGFGFFYYVLNPLIGFTNKPIHVLGMNTFTTELCLFILWGLFVGFSLSTEFASKEGAAR
- the aroQ gene encoding type II 3-dehydroquinate dehydratase; translation: MPTFLIINGPNLNMLGRREPSVYGYETLGDVEQRLVKQAEGLQDCRLRFFQSNHEGEIIDRIHEAFQTLDGIIINPGAFTHYSYAIRDAIAAVNMPVIEVHISNVHKREEFRHHSVISPVVIGQIVGLGTKGYELALTALYDHVTGGDHT
- a CDS encoding Xaa-Pro peptidase family protein — protein: MMKNRLWQLREKMEKQGLDSLLITSLLNRRYLSGFTGSAGYLLITLDKALLLTDFRYEDQAADQAPDFEVIRHQGTLLEEVGKQLQITQPSKIGFEKQYVSYALYEGLQACGANGDWIGTQGIVEELRMIKSADEIAVIKQACQMADNTFKHILGFIKPGVSERDVALEIEFYMRKLGAKSSSFDIIVASGQRGALPHGVASDKVIQSGELVTMDFGAYYNGYISDLTRTVAVGEPNEKLREIYETVLKAQLRGVTEIRPGLTGKEADALTREVITEAGYGECFGHSTGHGIGLEVHEGPGLSSKSDVVLKPGMVVTVEPGIYLSQLGGVRIEDDILITENGCEIITQSTKELIIL
- the efp gene encoding elongation factor P → MISVNDFRTGLTIEVDGDILQVIEFQHVKPGKGAAFVRAKLRNLRSGGIKETTFRGGEKVARARIETAEMQYLYVSGDEHVFMNTSTYDQVNIPETRLERELKFLLENMMVSIMQYEGEILGIQLPNTVELSVKETEPGIKGDTASGGSKPAVMETGLVVQVPFFINEGDKLSIDTRSGEYLSRA
- a CDS encoding DUF441 domain-containing protein, with translation MMTGELLLVALIIVGLLGRSNIIATAASLLLILKLTSLERYFPAVERRGLELGLLFLTMAVLVPFANEKINWKDVTPLFTTPYGIMALAGGAIATYMNGKGLDLLRMEPQMIVGLVVGSIFGIIFLRGIPVGPLMAAGITALFVKIAELLFLK
- a CDS encoding 2-phosphosulfolactate phosphatase encodes the protein MKIDVVSQVDELKMDEIKNRTVIVIDVLRASSTVVTALAHGADEVIPVETVGQARQFQGSRYLLAGERYGKRILGFPFSNSPTEMCTAPLSESSLVLTTTNGTRAIQKSLKADSVLIGSFLNGKACAELAGKFRRDVTILCAGSRQHFALEDGLAAGYILSLLLQQFPDAITNDLGQAMFAAYEYHKDHLTNTLQETATGKRLLQAGNLADIQFCSQIDIYPFVPFLKAESLTIFTSKEEQVEK
- a CDS encoding phosphosulfolactate synthase, with protein sequence MSEEICSLEDLDLQDPLGVRERRMPKRGITMIIDKGLGIAQFQDLLDTAGSYIDFVKLGFGTTALYPPQILQAKIRMAQQYKVDVYPGGTFFEVAFHHGKIRKYLSSMQQLGFTKLEISDGTVDLPEETRREAIYLAKDLGLDVITECGKKAAGSLIEVEGLMKTLLSDLQAGSSFVIIEGRESGENVGIYDEKGKFHDDFVSIMKEIRPFNSQVIWEAPKKSQQVELINSFGPNVNLGNIPPDEIFSLESLRRGLRSDTFFWDARRDQA